The proteins below are encoded in one region of Terriglobales bacterium:
- the purF gene encoding amidophosphoribosyltransferase, translating to MPFIGDKFHDECGVMAVHGHPEASKLVYLGLYALQHRGQESAGIASSDFVRLHNIKAMGLVADIFTEDVLGRLPGSLAIGHTRYSTTGDSALLNAQPIRVECNKGAIALAHNGNLVNAHILRRQLEHNGSIFQTTSDTEVVVHLIAQSKEQTLPDAIADALRRLEGAFSLVLMTRDRIFAARDPHAFRPLSMGTLPNATGTGTPAVVFASESCAFDLIGAHYERDLKPGELVIVGNEGVHSRFFSAPKQQSSCIFEHVYFSRPDSVIFGRPVQESREALGRELAREAPVDADLVVPVPDSGVTAAVGFANESGIPFSFGLIRNHYVGRTFIEPEQRVRDFGVRLKLNPVQHLLKGKRVVLIDDSIVRGTTSRKIVRMVRDAGATEVHMRISCPPTISPCFYGVDTPSKKHLIAANKSIEEIREYIGADSLAYLSLDGLKRACAEGENVTYCTACYTGKYPTDFVDIEDIEPAPIALK from the coding sequence ATGCCATTTATAGGCGATAAGTTTCACGACGAATGCGGAGTGATGGCCGTTCACGGGCATCCCGAAGCTTCGAAGCTCGTGTACCTCGGCCTTTATGCTTTGCAGCATCGCGGACAGGAATCTGCAGGCATCGCCAGTTCCGATTTCGTACGGCTGCACAACATTAAGGCCATGGGACTGGTCGCCGACATCTTCACCGAGGATGTCCTCGGCAGACTCCCCGGCTCACTCGCCATCGGCCACACGCGATATTCCACGACCGGCGATTCGGCGCTGCTGAACGCACAGCCGATCCGTGTAGAGTGCAATAAAGGCGCCATCGCTTTGGCCCATAATGGGAATTTGGTCAACGCGCACATTCTGCGCCGGCAGCTGGAGCATAACGGGTCGATTTTTCAGACGACCAGCGACACCGAAGTCGTGGTACATCTCATCGCGCAATCCAAAGAGCAGACACTGCCCGACGCAATTGCCGATGCTTTGCGCCGCCTTGAAGGAGCTTTCTCCCTCGTTCTGATGACGCGGGATCGTATCTTTGCTGCGCGCGATCCGCACGCGTTTCGTCCGCTCTCGATGGGCACGCTGCCCAATGCCACTGGAACGGGAACTCCGGCGGTGGTCTTTGCTTCTGAGAGCTGCGCATTTGACCTCATCGGCGCGCATTATGAGCGCGATCTCAAGCCGGGAGAGTTGGTTATCGTTGGGAACGAAGGCGTGCACTCACGCTTCTTCTCGGCGCCAAAGCAGCAGTCGAGCTGCATCTTCGAGCATGTCTATTTCTCGCGGCCAGACAGCGTGATCTTCGGCCGCCCGGTGCAGGAGAGCCGCGAAGCTCTGGGCCGAGAACTCGCCCGTGAAGCTCCGGTGGATGCAGACCTAGTAGTGCCGGTTCCGGATTCGGGAGTTACGGCAGCGGTTGGGTTCGCCAACGAAAGTGGTATTCCCTTCAGCTTCGGCCTGATTCGCAATCACTACGTCGGCCGCACGTTTATAGAGCCGGAACAGCGTGTGCGCGACTTCGGCGTGCGTCTGAAGCTCAATCCTGTCCAGCATCTTCTGAAAGGCAAGCGTGTCGTTCTCATCGATGACTCGATCGTGCGTGGAACTACAAGCCGCAAGATCGTGCGCATGGTTCGTGATGCCGGTGCTACGGAAGTACACATGCGCATCTCCTGCCCGCCAACGATCTCACCATGCTTCTATGGAGTCGACACGCCGTCGAAGAAACACCTCATTGCGGCCAATAAGTCGATCGAAGAGATCCGCGAATACATCGGGGCAGATTCCCTTGCCTATCTTTCGCTCGACGGCCTGAAGCGCGCCTGCGCTGAAGGTGAGAACGTTACCTATTGCACCGCCTGCTATACCGGTAAGTACCCAACTGACTTCGTTGATATCGAGGATATCGAGCCCGCTCCGATCGCATTGAAGTAG
- a CDS encoding YciI family protein, whose protein sequence is MEYLLLIYHSEIEWTQRSADDQEDIYQEYRQLIHELRKNGQLIRGDQLKPSASSVTVRLREGNAATTDGPFAETKEQLGGYFLLRVNTRDEAVRIARRIPSARTGSIEVREIIPTPTD, encoded by the coding sequence ATGGAATACCTACTCCTGATTTACCACTCCGAAATCGAATGGACCCAGCGAAGCGCAGACGACCAAGAGGACATTTATCAGGAATATCGCCAGCTGATTCACGAGCTTCGTAAAAACGGACAACTCATTCGGGGCGATCAACTCAAGCCGTCGGCAAGCTCTGTGACAGTCCGCTTGCGAGAAGGAAACGCAGCTACGACTGACGGCCCATTTGCGGAAACTAAGGAACAGCTGGGTGGCTATTTCCTCCTACGGGTGAACACGCGCGACGAAGCTGTGCGCATCGCCAGGCGCATACCCTCCGCACGCACCGGCTCGATTGAAGTTCGAGAAATAATCCCTACCCCAACCGACTGA
- a CDS encoding glutamine--tRNA ligase/YqeY domain fusion protein, producing MNPSNPIAEPASAPASTTGTPSSNFIRDIVIRDLETNKFAGRVQTRFPPEPNGYLHLGHAKSICLNFGLSAEFGGKTNLRFDDTNPEKEEQEYVDSIIRDVRWLGFDWDDRMYYASDYFDQLYQWAVQLIKAGKAYVDDLSAEEIRKTRGTLTEPGTNSPHRDRSVEENLDLFERMRKGEFPDGSRTLRAKIDMSSPNVNMRDPVMYRILHAEHHRTGNKWCIYPLYDFAHGQSDSIERVTHSICTLEFEDHRPLYNWFIEQLGIFHSQQIEFDRLNLTYTILSKRRLLQLVNEGRVRGWDDPRMPTLSAVRRRGYTPDALRNFCASLGVSKTNGVIELAMLEHFQREDLNKRALRVMSVLRPLKVVIDNYPEGHVEQMDAVNNPEDASAGTRRVPFSRVLYIERDDFRENPPKQFYRLSPGREVRLRYGYFITCTNVVKDSGGEVVEVHCTYDPATRGGNAPDGRKVKSTIHWVSAAHAIPAEVRLYDNLFLKENPNDVEEGKDWTDNLNPNSLEIVHEAKLEPSLANAKIGTPYQFERLGYFCVDLDSNPGALVFNRTVALKDTWAKLEKRSK from the coding sequence ATGAATCCATCGAATCCAATTGCGGAACCGGCGTCGGCGCCGGCTTCGACCACGGGCACTCCTTCGTCCAATTTCATTCGTGACATCGTCATCCGCGACCTCGAGACCAACAAGTTCGCAGGACGCGTACAGACGCGCTTCCCTCCCGAACCAAATGGATATCTCCATTTAGGTCATGCCAAGTCAATCTGCCTGAATTTCGGGCTGTCGGCCGAGTTCGGCGGCAAAACCAACCTCCGCTTTGATGACACCAATCCTGAGAAAGAAGAACAGGAGTATGTCGATTCCATCATCCGCGACGTCCGCTGGTTGGGCTTCGACTGGGACGACCGGATGTACTACGCCTCCGACTACTTCGATCAGCTTTATCAATGGGCGGTCCAACTGATCAAAGCCGGCAAGGCTTACGTCGATGATCTGAGCGCCGAGGAGATTCGCAAAACGCGCGGCACGCTCACTGAGCCCGGAACCAACAGCCCACATAGGGATCGTTCGGTGGAGGAGAATCTCGATCTGTTCGAGCGCATGCGCAAGGGTGAGTTTCCCGATGGCTCACGCACGCTGCGGGCGAAGATCGACATGAGCTCGCCGAATGTCAACATGCGCGATCCGGTGATGTATCGCATCCTGCACGCCGAACACCACCGCACCGGCAATAAATGGTGCATTTATCCGCTGTACGACTTCGCGCACGGACAATCTGACTCAATCGAGAGAGTCACACATTCGATCTGCACGCTGGAGTTCGAGGATCATCGCCCGCTTTACAACTGGTTCATCGAGCAGCTCGGAATCTTTCACTCGCAGCAGATTGAATTTGATCGCCTCAATCTGACTTACACGATCCTGAGCAAGCGCAGGCTTCTGCAGTTGGTAAACGAAGGTCGCGTTCGCGGATGGGACGATCCGCGGATGCCCACGCTCTCCGCGGTTCGTCGGCGTGGTTATACGCCGGACGCGCTGCGCAACTTCTGTGCTTCGCTCGGCGTGTCGAAGACAAACGGCGTGATCGAGCTGGCGATGCTTGAACATTTCCAGCGTGAAGACCTCAATAAACGCGCGCTGCGTGTAATGTCCGTGTTGCGTCCACTGAAGGTCGTGATCGACAACTACCCCGAAGGCCACGTCGAGCAGATGGACGCGGTCAACAACCCAGAAGACGCGAGTGCCGGGACGCGAAGAGTTCCGTTTTCCCGCGTGCTGTACATCGAGCGCGATGACTTCCGCGAGAATCCGCCGAAGCAGTTCTATCGGCTCTCGCCTGGACGTGAAGTGCGCCTGCGCTATGGCTATTTCATTACTTGCACGAATGTGGTCAAAGACTCTGGCGGAGAAGTAGTCGAAGTGCATTGCACCTACGATCCAGCCACGCGCGGCGGCAATGCTCCGGACGGACGCAAGGTGAAATCGACGATTCACTGGGTTTCGGCAGCGCACGCCATTCCGGCCGAAGTGCGGCTGTACGACAATCTCTTTCTTAAGGAGAATCCGAACGACGTGGAAGAGGGAAAAGATTGGACGGACAATCTCAATCCGAATTCGCTGGAGATTGTTCACGAGGCCAAGCTGGAGCCGTCGTTGGCCAATGCGAAAATCGGAACTCCGTACCAGTTTGAGCGCTTGGGATATTTCTGTGTCGATCTAGATTCGAACCCAGGAGCCCTGGTCTTCAATCGCACAGTTGCGCTGAAGGACACATGGGCGAAGCTGGAGAAGCGCAGTAAGTAA
- the purL gene encoding phosphoribosylformylglycinamidine synthase subunit PurL has protein sequence MATQSLQSAPLPCRATPELLKTHGITSDEYERIVQALGREPSLTELGIYSVMWSEHCSYKSSKIHLKRLPTHSPRVVQGPGENAGIIDIGDGWACAFKIESHNHPSYIEPFQGAATGVGGILRDIFTMGARPLAVMDSLRFGPVKQGTGNRGQGTGKNADSSNGKAQKLSSLEAQQLLHKNHSILEGVVSGIASYGNCFGVPNLGGETKFEECYSGNPLVNAFALGLVRKDEIFYAKAAGEGNPVIYVGSKTGRDGIHGATMASEEFKEGSEQKRPNVQVGDPFMEKLLLEACLEAMQTGAIVGIQDMGAAGLTCSTCEMGARGAVGVEIELDLVPQREQGMNAYEIMLSESQERMLLVAENGREREVFRVFDKWGLDAVTIGRVIREPRLRVLEHGNVVADIPNTSLTDDAPVYRRPMQAWSVSVPKDKPVSLKLGIERDFTPELKLLLGSCNICSKRWIHEQYDSMVQTNTVLGPGGDAGVMRIKDTQRGLAMSLDGNGRWCYLNPKLGAMHAVAEASRKVACAGALPVAATNCLNFGNPEKPHIMWQFSEVIDGLAEACNALGTPITGGNVSLYNETLGEGIYPTPVLGVVGIIEDIRHAVGSDFKAPGREVFLLSASAAAYDERQLGSSEYAKEVVGELWGEPPVLDLKAESALHQCLLRLVASGLIESAHHCSDGGLAVAAAESCFRHEIGAELRLPDGSEPLEIALFGEKASRVLVSCVPGNRQIIQEIADSHSIHLDFLGRSGGDRLVIQRASTDVVSAYVCDLKNVWAGALESALHSDVPDQLVPDLLDK, from the coding sequence ATGGCTACTCAATCTCTGCAATCAGCTCCTCTCCCCTGTCGCGCCACCCCTGAGTTGCTAAAAACGCACGGCATCACCTCTGACGAATACGAGCGCATTGTGCAGGCGCTCGGACGCGAGCCATCGCTGACTGAGCTCGGCATCTATAGCGTGATGTGGAGCGAGCACTGCTCGTATAAATCCTCCAAGATCCATCTCAAGCGATTACCGACGCACAGCCCGCGCGTGGTTCAAGGACCAGGCGAGAATGCGGGGATCATCGACATAGGCGATGGCTGGGCGTGCGCGTTCAAAATCGAGTCGCACAATCATCCTTCTTACATCGAGCCATTCCAAGGCGCCGCGACCGGAGTAGGAGGAATTCTCCGCGACATATTCACCATGGGCGCGCGCCCACTGGCAGTAATGGATTCGCTACGCTTTGGACCGGTGAAGCAGGGGACAGGGAACAGGGGACAGGGGACAGGAAAGAACGCTGATTCTTCCAATGGCAAGGCTCAGAAGCTTAGCAGCTTAGAAGCTCAGCAGCTTCTTCACAAAAACCATTCCATCCTCGAAGGCGTCGTCAGCGGAATTGCGTCGTATGGGAACTGTTTTGGCGTTCCCAATTTGGGAGGAGAAACGAAGTTTGAGGAGTGCTACTCCGGGAATCCGCTGGTGAATGCCTTTGCGCTTGGGCTGGTGCGCAAGGATGAGATCTTCTACGCCAAGGCGGCGGGCGAGGGCAATCCTGTCATTTACGTAGGTTCCAAGACGGGACGCGACGGCATTCATGGCGCAACGATGGCCAGCGAAGAGTTCAAGGAAGGCTCGGAGCAGAAGCGTCCTAATGTGCAGGTTGGCGATCCATTCATGGAAAAACTCTTGCTCGAAGCCTGCCTCGAAGCCATGCAGACTGGCGCCATCGTCGGCATTCAGGATATGGGTGCCGCAGGTCTGACATGCTCTACCTGCGAGATGGGGGCGCGTGGCGCGGTGGGTGTGGAGATCGAACTCGATCTGGTGCCGCAGCGCGAGCAGGGCATGAATGCGTACGAGATCATGCTCAGCGAATCGCAGGAACGGATGCTGCTCGTGGCCGAGAACGGTCGCGAACGAGAAGTATTTCGCGTGTTCGATAAATGGGGACTCGATGCGGTCACCATCGGCCGAGTGATTCGCGAGCCGCGGTTGCGCGTGCTTGAACACGGCAACGTTGTCGCCGATATTCCCAACACTTCTCTCACGGACGATGCTCCGGTGTACCGCCGGCCGATGCAGGCGTGGTCAGTTTCCGTCCCGAAGGACAAACCTGTTTCTCTAAAGCTCGGAATCGAGCGCGACTTTACTCCCGAATTGAAACTGCTCCTCGGGAGCTGCAACATCTGTTCCAAGCGCTGGATTCACGAGCAATACGACAGCATGGTGCAGACCAATACCGTGCTCGGCCCCGGCGGCGATGCCGGCGTTATGCGCATTAAGGACACGCAGCGCGGGCTGGCGATGTCGCTCGACGGCAATGGCCGCTGGTGCTATCTGAATCCCAAATTGGGAGCCATGCACGCCGTTGCGGAAGCTTCCCGGAAGGTCGCTTGCGCCGGCGCACTGCCCGTAGCCGCGACCAATTGCCTGAACTTCGGCAATCCCGAGAAGCCGCACATCATGTGGCAGTTCTCGGAAGTAATCGATGGACTCGCCGAAGCCTGTAACGCGTTGGGCACTCCGATCACCGGCGGCAACGTCAGCCTCTATAACGAAACGCTCGGGGAGGGTATTTACCCGACTCCCGTACTGGGGGTGGTTGGCATCATCGAGGACATCCGCCATGCTGTCGGGTCCGATTTCAAAGCTCCCGGGCGCGAGGTGTTTCTGCTCTCAGCCTCCGCTGCGGCCTACGACGAGCGCCAATTGGGTTCATCGGAGTACGCAAAAGAGGTGGTTGGTGAACTCTGGGGAGAGCCTCCGGTTCTTGATCTCAAGGCTGAGTCAGCATTGCACCAGTGCCTTCTTCGGCTGGTCGCCAGCGGACTGATCGAGTCTGCTCACCACTGCTCCGACGGTGGTCTGGCCGTAGCCGCTGCCGAATCGTGCTTCCGCCATGAAATTGGTGCAGAGTTGCGCCTTCCCGATGGCTCCGAGCCGCTCGAGATCGCGTTGTTTGGGGAGAAAGCCAGCAGGGTGCTGGTTTCCTGCGTCCCGGGTAACCGCCAGATCATCCAAGAGATAGCTGATTCCCATTCAATTCACCTGGACTTTCTAGGGCGCAGCGGGGGAGACCGTCTCGTTATTCAGAGGGCATCCACCGACGTGGTTTCCGCTTATGTGTGCGATTTGAAAAATGTATGGGCTGGAGCCCTGGAATCGGCACTACACTCGGACGTACCTGATCAACTTGTGCCCGACTTGCTGGATAAGTAG
- the rocF gene encoding arginase: MAEQKSLNALPSRPHSAPTQVASRKIRVIGVPLDLGQSRRGVDMGPSAVRVAGLEARLEALGLVVEDGGNVPVAIAETKKEGNPRAKYLKEITATCTKEAELVLKTLEQGMIPLVLGGDHSIAAGTVSGVAEYYRRQDQRIGLIWIDAHSDINSPATSPSGNVHGMPLAAILGLWQDDLSRIYDFSPKVLRENTVLIGVRDIDQAEKDNIRNAGVTEVYTMRDIDERGMRTVMEEALRTAGRGTSGYHVSLDMDWIDPEDAPGVGTPVRGGATYREAHLAMEIIADHGRMVSFEIVEVNPVIDEHNRTAMLAVELAMSAFGKKIL; the protein is encoded by the coding sequence ATGGCTGAACAAAAGTCTCTCAACGCACTCCCCTCTCGCCCGCACAGCGCGCCTACCCAGGTGGCGTCGCGCAAGATACGTGTGATCGGTGTCCCGCTGGATCTAGGGCAATCGCGGCGCGGCGTCGATATGGGACCGTCGGCGGTGCGCGTTGCCGGGCTTGAGGCCCGGCTCGAGGCGCTTGGCCTTGTTGTCGAAGATGGCGGCAACGTGCCGGTCGCAATCGCGGAGACGAAGAAAGAAGGAAATCCCCGCGCGAAATACCTCAAAGAAATTACTGCCACATGTACAAAGGAAGCCGAGCTTGTTCTGAAGACGCTCGAACAGGGCATGATTCCGCTCGTGCTCGGTGGCGACCACTCTATTGCGGCAGGAACGGTCAGCGGAGTCGCCGAATACTATCGGCGTCAGGATCAGCGCATCGGCCTCATCTGGATCGACGCACACAGCGACATTAACAGTCCCGCAACCTCGCCGAGTGGCAACGTGCATGGCATGCCGCTGGCTGCCATTTTGGGACTCTGGCAAGACGACCTCTCACGCATCTACGATTTCTCGCCGAAGGTCCTGCGGGAGAACACAGTGTTGATCGGTGTTCGCGACATCGATCAGGCGGAGAAAGACAACATTCGCAACGCGGGCGTCACCGAGGTCTACACCATGCGCGACATCGATGAACGCGGCATGCGCACGGTGATGGAAGAGGCCCTGCGCACCGCCGGCCGCGGCACCTCCGGCTATCACGTCTCGCTCGACATGGACTGGATCGATCCTGAGGACGCGCCGGGAGTCGGAACTCCCGTGCGCGGCGGAGCCACCTATCGCGAGGCGCACCTTGCCATGGAGATCATCGCCGACCACGGACGCATGGTGAGCTTCGAAATCGTGGAAGTGAATCCGGTAATCGACGAGCATAACCGTACTGCCATGCTCGCGGTGGAACTGGCAATGTCGGCGTTCGGCAAAAAGATTCTTTGA
- a CDS encoding TonB-dependent receptor, translated as MNIEKEKGSKQSLFLTFAVLFALLTISTGIAFGQAATASSTLIGTVTDKTGAVVVGVTVTATNNATNSSRTATTNTLGAYRFDVLPPGTYSVKAAMAGFSLLTANNVELLVGRSTTQDFALSPGATSTTVEVAAEAPLLDQQKTSVGMEITPAQVQDLPLNGRDFANLAYLAPGAKFTAPWDPTKARTAGVGINGSNGRNMNITVNGIDNKDNTVGGPVMQLPLEAVEEAQISTQRFSAANGRSEGAAMNVITRSGSNDFHGSAYLFDTQTAMNANDKLNEEDPVTHVKTGNPTPQFERQQFGGRFGGPIRKDKDFGFFAWERLREHTAIPVTPNAFSQLTLVKGLNLGNVTFNPDPAQTIPTPYFDTRYNARLDHNFSDQHHFFISYSAQDNNDVNDQSGNANDLTEGNFQNNHLILTNATLSSVFSPRLVNSFTAGYQYWNNLIDSKTRAPLVTFPQSISFGTNTNVPQQSYQRKYQFRDDLAYNVGKHGMKMGADYLWEPRLGGYFEFNSTLEYDFQDLPSDILANKGGLYPQGFQTPGAITGMSISNGDPKEDLPGGGKMLGLYFQDTWKTTSRLTLDLGVRYDRDFNLMGSSIQQQSRTYQLLKTINSPYAGIPQDYKKGFSPRVGFAYDLTGNGNNVLRGGYGLYFAQTFLNIPLFMIQQANPTLFATVFSISGSGPGTDCAHDSSGNLSHSCDVPGTGLPLACALTAPASFTGTWAPCPNNSSGYRVGIDPVPTIPQPITQLTKGAVGRLMSPDYRNPYSQQFNIGFAHSFDANTVGEIEYIHELGLHEEKRDILNYVDPVTGVRTLSAALTAAGQPQIARISMETDWGRSRYDGLNVSLRRRMANHFTVNATYTLSEGWAYNGNAASYSNTVTDPRFPLLPSDFGAVPNDERHHLSVSSVVDLPWGFQVAPIMQIASARPYSATNGISNVLGFGSGTATANALVPTNDQGNILWSLTQTPSALKACYLAGTCVQSHFDSLRGQPYFDLDTRLTKNIKIKERSNLKLIFQAFDVTNRANYGNNYDGNVKHFSTDPTKDSFATPLGYIGCNANGCTRSIPISFRAEVGAQFTF; from the coding sequence ATGAACATCGAGAAGGAGAAGGGTTCAAAGCAGTCACTGTTTCTTACTTTTGCAGTGCTCTTTGCTCTTCTGACCATCAGCACCGGAATTGCATTTGGTCAGGCGGCAACCGCAAGTTCCACCCTCATCGGAACGGTCACAGATAAAACAGGAGCGGTCGTGGTTGGCGTCACGGTTACAGCCACGAATAATGCTACCAACAGCTCCCGCACGGCAACGACCAACACCTTAGGCGCATATAGATTTGATGTTCTGCCTCCCGGCACGTATAGCGTGAAAGCGGCAATGGCAGGCTTCTCGCTCCTAACTGCGAACAACGTCGAGCTACTTGTAGGACGTTCCACGACTCAGGACTTCGCCTTGAGCCCAGGCGCCACATCGACCACCGTAGAAGTCGCCGCCGAGGCTCCGCTTCTCGATCAGCAGAAAACTTCTGTAGGAATGGAAATCACGCCAGCGCAGGTTCAGGACCTTCCGCTGAACGGCCGCGACTTCGCCAATCTTGCTTATCTGGCTCCCGGCGCGAAGTTCACCGCACCATGGGATCCAACAAAAGCACGTACCGCGGGGGTTGGCATTAACGGCTCGAACGGTCGCAACATGAACATCACCGTCAACGGCATCGATAACAAGGACAACACCGTTGGCGGTCCGGTGATGCAGCTCCCGCTGGAAGCAGTAGAAGAAGCTCAGATCTCTACACAACGCTTTTCGGCTGCAAACGGCCGTTCCGAAGGCGCTGCGATGAACGTGATCACCCGTTCGGGCAGTAACGACTTCCACGGATCTGCTTATCTGTTTGACACCCAAACCGCAATGAACGCGAACGACAAACTTAACGAAGAGGACCCGGTCACGCACGTCAAGACGGGCAATCCCACTCCTCAATTTGAGCGCCAGCAGTTCGGCGGACGTTTCGGTGGGCCGATCCGCAAGGACAAAGATTTCGGCTTCTTCGCATGGGAGCGCTTGCGCGAGCACACGGCGATTCCGGTCACGCCGAACGCGTTCTCGCAATTGACCTTAGTGAAGGGCCTCAACCTCGGAAACGTGACCTTCAATCCAGATCCGGCGCAAACGATTCCCACTCCTTACTTTGACACGCGCTATAACGCACGCCTTGATCACAATTTCAGCGACCAGCATCACTTCTTCATCAGCTACTCGGCGCAGGACAACAACGACGTCAACGACCAGTCCGGTAACGCCAACGACCTGACCGAAGGAAATTTCCAGAACAACCACCTCATCCTTACGAATGCGACGCTGAGTTCGGTATTCAGTCCCCGGCTTGTGAACTCCTTCACTGCCGGGTACCAGTATTGGAACAACCTGATCGATAGCAAGACTCGAGCCCCGTTGGTCACGTTCCCACAGAGCATCTCGTTCGGAACGAACACCAACGTGCCGCAGCAGTCGTACCAACGCAAGTATCAGTTCCGAGACGATCTCGCGTACAACGTGGGAAAACACGGAATGAAGATGGGTGCGGATTACCTATGGGAGCCTCGGCTTGGCGGATACTTCGAGTTCAACTCGACCTTGGAATATGACTTCCAGGATCTGCCAAGCGACATTCTCGCGAATAAGGGTGGTTTGTATCCACAGGGATTCCAAACGCCGGGCGCGATTACGGGCATGTCGATCTCGAACGGTGATCCAAAAGAGGATCTGCCTGGGGGCGGCAAGATGCTCGGCTTGTACTTCCAGGACACTTGGAAGACAACCAGCAGGCTCACTCTCGATCTCGGCGTCCGGTATGACCGCGATTTCAACTTGATGGGCTCAAGCATCCAGCAACAGAGCCGGACTTACCAACTGTTGAAGACAATCAACAGTCCATATGCGGGCATACCCCAGGACTACAAGAAAGGGTTCAGTCCGCGCGTTGGTTTTGCTTATGACCTTACCGGGAATGGAAACAACGTTCTGCGAGGCGGCTACGGCCTCTACTTCGCGCAGACCTTCCTTAACATCCCACTTTTCATGATTCAACAGGCGAATCCTACATTATTTGCGACGGTATTCTCTATTAGCGGAAGTGGACCCGGCACCGATTGTGCGCACGATAGTAGCGGGAACCTATCACACAGTTGTGATGTGCCCGGAACCGGTCTTCCGCTTGCTTGTGCGCTAACTGCGCCAGCTAGCTTCACGGGCACGTGGGCGCCTTGCCCCAATAACTCGTCCGGCTATCGCGTAGGCATTGATCCTGTACCAACCATTCCGCAACCGATCACTCAGCTCACGAAAGGCGCGGTGGGGCGACTCATGTCCCCCGACTATCGCAATCCGTATTCCCAGCAGTTCAACATAGGTTTCGCTCACTCGTTCGATGCAAACACTGTAGGCGAGATCGAGTACATCCACGAGCTTGGGCTGCACGAAGAAAAGCGAGACATCCTTAACTATGTGGATCCAGTCACCGGAGTCCGTACCTTGAGTGCAGCTCTGACTGCCGCCGGTCAGCCCCAGATTGCGCGCATTTCAATGGAAACCGATTGGGGGCGTTCTCGGTATGACGGCCTGAACGTTTCTTTGCGTCGGCGCATGGCCAATCACTTCACGGTGAATGCTACCTACACGCTGTCGGAAGGATGGGCTTACAACGGTAACGCGGCCAGCTACTCGAACACGGTAACTGATCCTCGGTTCCCGCTGCTTCCGTCTGATTTCGGTGCTGTTCCGAATGACGAGCGGCACCACCTTTCGGTGTCAAGCGTCGTTGATCTGCCGTGGGGATTCCAGGTCGCGCCAATCATGCAGATTGCCTCGGCGCGTCCGTACTCAGCCACCAATGGGATCAGCAACGTGCTTGGCTTTGGTTCCGGAACAGCCACAGCAAATGCGCTGGTTCCGACGAACGATCAGGGAAACATTCTCTGGAGCTTGACTCAAACTCCCTCCGCACTAAAGGCCTGCTACCTGGCTGGAACTTGCGTGCAATCGCATTTCGACAGCCTGCGCGGTCAACCTTACTTTGATCTCGATACACGTCTCACCAAAAACATCAAGATCAAGGAACGCTCGAACCTGAAGCTGATCTTCCAGGCGTTTGACGTTACCAACCGCGCGAACTATGGCAACAACTACGACGGCAACGTGAAACACTTCAGCACCGATCCAACCAAGGACTCTTTCGCGACTCCGCTCGGTTATATCGGCTGCAACGCGAACGGATGCACTCGATCGATTCCGATTTCGTTCCGCGCCGAAGTTGGAGCGCAGTTCACGTTCTAA